One genomic region from Ochotona princeps isolate mOchPri1 chromosome 5, mOchPri1.hap1, whole genome shotgun sequence encodes:
- the BZW1 gene encoding eIF5-mimic protein 2 isoform X2 — translation MNNQKQQKPTLSGQRFKTRKRDEKERFDPTQFQDCIIQGLTETGTDLEAVAKFLDASGAKLDYRRYAETLFDILVAGGMLAPGGTLADDMMRTDVCVFAAQEDLETMQAFAQVFNKLIRRYKYLEKGFEDEVKKLLLFLKGFSESERNKLAMLTGVLLANGTLNASILNSLYNENLVKEGVSAAFAVKLFKSWINEKDINAVAASLRKVSMDNRLMELFPANKQSVEHFTKYFTEAGLKELSEYVRNQQTIGARKELQKELQEQMSRGDPFKDIILYVKEEMKKNNIPEPVVIGIVWSSVMSTVEWNKKEELVAEQAIKHLKQYSPLLAAFTTQGQSELTLLLKIQEYCYDNIHFMKAFQKIVVLFYKAEVLSEEPILKWYKDAHVAKGKSVFLEQMKKFVEWLKNAEEESESEAEEGD, via the exons ATGAAAAAGAGAGGTTTGACCCTACTCAATTTCAAGACTGTATTATTCAAGGCTTAACTGAAACTGGTACTGATTTGGAAGCAGTAGCTAAGTTTCTTGATGCTTCTGGAGCAAAACTTGATTACCGCCGATATGCAGAAACACTCTTTGACATCCTGGTGGCTGGTGGAATGCTGG CCCCAGGTGGTACATTGGCAGATGACATGATGCGTACAGACGTCTGTGTGTTTGCAGCACAAGAAGATCTAGAAACCATGCAAGCATTTGCGCAG GTTTTTAACAAGTTAATCAGGCGCTACAAATACCTGGAGAAAGGTTTTGAAGATGAAGTAAAAAAG CTGTTGCTGTTCTTAAAGGGTTTTTCTGAGTCTGAGCGGAACAAGCTGGCTATGTTGACTGGTGTTCTTCTGGCTAATGGGACATTGAATGCATCCATTCTTAACAGCCTTTATAATGAGAATTTGGTTAAAGAAG GGGTTTCAGCAGCATTTGCTGTTAAGCTCTTTAAATCATGGATAAATGAAAAAGATATCAACGCAGTAGCTGCAAGTCTTCGGAAGGTCAGCATGGACAATAGATTAATG GAACTCTTTCCTGCCAATAAACAAAGTGTTGAACATTTCACCAAGTATTTTACCGAGGCAGGCTTGAAAGAGCTCTCGGAGTATGTTCGTAACCAGCAGACCATAGGAGCCCGTAAAGAGCTCCAGAAGGAACTTCAAGAACAAATGTCTCGTGGTGATCCATTCAAGGAT ATCATTTTATATGTCaaggaagagatgaaaaaaaataacatcccAGAACCAGTTGTCATTGGAATCGTGTGGTCAAGTGTAATGAGCACCGTGGAATGGAACAAAAAAGAGGAGCTTGTAGCAGAGCAAGCCATCAAGCACTTGAAG CAATACAGCCCTCTACTTGCTGCCTTTACTACTCAAGGTCAGTCTGAGCTGACTCTATTGCTGAAGATTCAGGAGTATTGCTATGACAACATTCATTTCATGAAAGCCTTTCAGAAAATAGTGGTGCTTTTTTATAAAG CGGAAGtcctgagtgaggagcccatTCTGAAGTGGTATAAAGATGCACATGTTGCAAAAGGGAAAAGTGTCTTCcttgaacaaatgaaaaagtttGTAGAATGGCTCAAAAATGCTGAAGAAG AATCTGAATCTGAAGCCGAAGAAGGTGACTGA
- the BZW1 gene encoding eIF5-mimic protein 2 isoform X3, translating into MLLEQNLITADMQKHSLTSWWLVECWPQVFNKLIRRYKYLEKGFEDEVKKLLLFLKGFSESERNKLAMLTGVLLANGTLNASILNSLYNENLVKEGVSAAFAVKLFKSWINEKDINAVAASLRKVSMDNRLMELFPANKQSVEHFTKYFTEAGLKELSEYVRNQQTIGARKELQKELQEQMSRGDPFKDIILYVKEEMKKNNIPEPVVIGIVWSSVMSTVEWNKKEELVAEQAIKHLKQYSPLLAAFTTQGQSELTLLLKIQEYCYDNIHFMKAFQKIVVLFYKAEVLSEEPILKWYKDAHVAKGKSVFLEQMKKFVEWLKNAEEESESEAEEGD; encoded by the exons ATGCTTCTGGAGCAAAACTTGATTACCGCCGATATGCAGAAACACTCTTTGACATCCTGGTGGCTGGTGGAATGCTGG CCCCAG GTTTTTAACAAGTTAATCAGGCGCTACAAATACCTGGAGAAAGGTTTTGAAGATGAAGTAAAAAAG CTGTTGCTGTTCTTAAAGGGTTTTTCTGAGTCTGAGCGGAACAAGCTGGCTATGTTGACTGGTGTTCTTCTGGCTAATGGGACATTGAATGCATCCATTCTTAACAGCCTTTATAATGAGAATTTGGTTAAAGAAG GGGTTTCAGCAGCATTTGCTGTTAAGCTCTTTAAATCATGGATAAATGAAAAAGATATCAACGCAGTAGCTGCAAGTCTTCGGAAGGTCAGCATGGACAATAGATTAATG GAACTCTTTCCTGCCAATAAACAAAGTGTTGAACATTTCACCAAGTATTTTACCGAGGCAGGCTTGAAAGAGCTCTCGGAGTATGTTCGTAACCAGCAGACCATAGGAGCCCGTAAAGAGCTCCAGAAGGAACTTCAAGAACAAATGTCTCGTGGTGATCCATTCAAGGAT ATCATTTTATATGTCaaggaagagatgaaaaaaaataacatcccAGAACCAGTTGTCATTGGAATCGTGTGGTCAAGTGTAATGAGCACCGTGGAATGGAACAAAAAAGAGGAGCTTGTAGCAGAGCAAGCCATCAAGCACTTGAAG CAATACAGCCCTCTACTTGCTGCCTTTACTACTCAAGGTCAGTCTGAGCTGACTCTATTGCTGAAGATTCAGGAGTATTGCTATGACAACATTCATTTCATGAAAGCCTTTCAGAAAATAGTGGTGCTTTTTTATAAAG CGGAAGtcctgagtgaggagcccatTCTGAAGTGGTATAAAGATGCACATGTTGCAAAAGGGAAAAGTGTCTTCcttgaacaaatgaaaaagtttGTAGAATGGCTCAAAAATGCTGAAGAAG AATCTGAATCTGAAGCCGAAGAAGGTGACTGA
- the CLK1 gene encoding dual specificity protein kinase CLK1 isoform X1 produces MRHSKRTYCPDWDEKDWDYGKWRSSSCHKRRKRSYSSARENKRCKYNHSKTSDSYYLESRSINEKDYHSRRYIDEYRNDYSQGCEPGYRHRDHESRYQNHSSKSSGRSGRSSYKSKHRIHHSTPHHRSHGKSHRRKRTRSVEDDEEGHLICQSGDVLSARYEIVDTLGEGAFGKVVECIDHKAGGRHVAVKIVKNVDRYCEAARSEIQVLEHLNTTDPNSTFRCVQMLEWFEHHGHICIVFELLGLSTYDFIKENGFLPFRLDHIRKMAYQICKSVNFLHSNKLTHTDLKPENILFVQSDYTEAYNPKMKRDERTLINPDIKVVDFGSATYDDEHHSTLVSTRHYRAPEVILALGWSQPCDVWSIGCILIEYYLGFTVFPTHDSKEHLAMMERILGPLPKHMIQKTRKRKYFHHDRLDWDEHSSAGRYVSRRCKPLKEFMLSQDAEHELLFDLIQKMLEYDPAKRITLKEALKHPFFYPLKKTL; encoded by the exons ATGAGACACTCAAAGAGGACTTACTGTCCTGATTGGGATGAAAAGGATTGGGATTATGGAAAATGGAGAAGTAGCAGCTGTCATAAACGGAGGAAGCGATCCTATAGCAGTGCTCGGGAGAACAAGCGCTGCAAATACAATCACTCTAAAACATCTGATAG ctattatttggaaagcagatctaTAAATGAGAAAGATTATCATAGTCGACGCTACATTGATGAATATAGAAATGACTACAGTCAAGGATGTGAACCTGGATATCGCCATAGAGACCATGAGAGCAGATACCAGAACCATAGTAGCAAGTCCTCTGGTAGAAGTGGAAGAAGTAGTTATAAAAGTAAACATAGGATTCATCACAGTACGCCACATCATCGTTCACACGGG AAGAGTCACCGAAGGAAAAGAACCAGGAGTGTAGAGGATGATGAGGAGGGTCACCTGATCTGTCAGAGTGGAGACGTACTAAGTGCAAGAT atGAAATTGTTGATACTTTGGGTGAAGGAGCTTTTGGGAAAGTTGTGGAGTGTATCGATCATAAAGC GGGAGGTAGACATGTAGcagtaaaaatagtaaaaaatgtGGATAGATACTGTGAAGCTGCTCGCTCAGAAATACAAGTTCTGGAACACTTGAACACAACAGATCCCAACAGTACCTT CCGCTGTGTCCAGATGTTGGAATGGTTTGAGCATCATGGTCATATTTGCATTGTGTTTGAATTACTGGGGCTTAGTACTTATGACTTCATTAAGGAAAATGGTTTTCTACCTTTTCGACTGGATCATATCAGGAAGATGGCATATCAGATATGCAAGTCTGTGAATT TTTTGCACAGTAATAAGTTGACTCACACAGACTTAAAGCCGGAAAACATCTTATTTGTACAGTCTGACTACACAGAAGCATATAATCCCAAAATG aaaCGTGATGAGAGAACCTTGATAAACCCAGATATCAAAGTTGTAGACTTTGGAAGTGCGACGTATGATGATGAACATCACAGTACACTGGTATCTACAAGACACTATAGAGCACCTGAAGTCATTTtag CTCTTGGATGGTCTCAGCCATGTGATGTCTGGAGTATCGGATGCATTCTCATTGAGTACTATCTGGGGTTCACAGTATTTCCA ACACATGATAGTAAAGAGCATTTAGCAATGATGGAAAGGATTCTTGGACCTTTGCCAAAACACATGATACAGAAAACCAG GAAACGCAAGTATTTCCATCATGATCGCTTAGACTGGGATGAGCACAGTTCTGCTGGCAGATATGTTTCGAGACGCTGTAAGCCTTTAAAG gaatttatgctttcccaggatgcTGAACACGAACTTCTTTTTGACCTCATTCAGAAAATGTTGGAGTATGATCCAGCCAAAAGAATCACTCTCAAGGAAGCCTTAAAACACCCTTTTTTTTATCCACTTAAAAAAACTCTATAG
- the CLK1 gene encoding dual specificity protein kinase CLK1 isoform X2: MLEWFEHHGHICIVFELLGLSTYDFIKENGFLPFRLDHIRKMAYQICKSVNFLHSNKLTHTDLKPENILFVQSDYTEAYNPKMKRDERTLINPDIKVVDFGSATYDDEHHSTLVSTRHYRAPEVILALGWSQPCDVWSIGCILIEYYLGFTVFPTHDSKEHLAMMERILGPLPKHMIQKTRKRKYFHHDRLDWDEHSSAGRYVSRRCKPLKEFMLSQDAEHELLFDLIQKMLEYDPAKRITLKEALKHPFFYPLKKTL; this comes from the exons ATGTTGGAATGGTTTGAGCATCATGGTCATATTTGCATTGTGTTTGAATTACTGGGGCTTAGTACTTATGACTTCATTAAGGAAAATGGTTTTCTACCTTTTCGACTGGATCATATCAGGAAGATGGCATATCAGATATGCAAGTCTGTGAATT TTTTGCACAGTAATAAGTTGACTCACACAGACTTAAAGCCGGAAAACATCTTATTTGTACAGTCTGACTACACAGAAGCATATAATCCCAAAATG aaaCGTGATGAGAGAACCTTGATAAACCCAGATATCAAAGTTGTAGACTTTGGAAGTGCGACGTATGATGATGAACATCACAGTACACTGGTATCTACAAGACACTATAGAGCACCTGAAGTCATTTtag CTCTTGGATGGTCTCAGCCATGTGATGTCTGGAGTATCGGATGCATTCTCATTGAGTACTATCTGGGGTTCACAGTATTTCCA ACACATGATAGTAAAGAGCATTTAGCAATGATGGAAAGGATTCTTGGACCTTTGCCAAAACACATGATACAGAAAACCAG GAAACGCAAGTATTTCCATCATGATCGCTTAGACTGGGATGAGCACAGTTCTGCTGGCAGATATGTTTCGAGACGCTGTAAGCCTTTAAAG gaatttatgctttcccaggatgcTGAACACGAACTTCTTTTTGACCTCATTCAGAAAATGTTGGAGTATGATCCAGCCAAAAGAATCACTCTCAAGGAAGCCTTAAAACACCCTTTTTTTTATCCACTTAAAAAAACTCTATAG